In a genomic window of Suricata suricatta isolate VVHF042 chromosome 12, meerkat_22Aug2017_6uvM2_HiC, whole genome shotgun sequence:
- the RBM6 gene encoding RNA-binding protein 6 isoform X2, translated as MIHDKEVILEYISGPDFWYCKRCKASVAGYRSSCSLCKCPREVTEAKQELITYPQPQKTSIPAPSEKPNQSPRSADKESESKKREEGQEPRSGHQKREAERYLPPRREGLTFRRDREKEPWSGETRQDGESKTIMLKRIYRSTPPEVIVEVLEPYVRLTTANVRIIKNRTGPMGHTYGFIDLDSHAEALRVVKILQNLDPPFSIDGKMVAVNLATGKRRNDSGDHSDHMHYYQGKKYFRDRRGGGRNSDWSSDTNRQAQQSSSDCYIYDSATGYYYDPLAGTYYDPNTQQEVYVPQDPGSPEEEEIKEKKSTIQGKSSSKKEASKRDSKEKKDRGVTRFQENASEGTAPPEDVFKKPLPPTVKKEESPPPPKVINPLIGLLGEYGGDSDYEEEEEEEQTPPPQPRTAQTPQREELTKKENEEDKLTDWNKLACLLCRRQFPNKEVLIKHQQLSDLHKQNLEIHRKIKQSEQELAYLERREQEGRFKERGSDRREKLQSFDSPERKRTKYSRETDSDRKPVGKEGIDNSNQGGCVQQTTGWRKGAGLGYGHPGLASAEETEGRMRGPSVGAPGRTSKRQSNETYRDAVRRVMFARYKELD; from the exons ATGATCCATGACAAAGAAGTCATCCTTGAGTATATATCAGGCCCGGATTTTTGGTACTGTAAACGG TGTAAGGCCAGCGTAGCTGGGTACCGATCTTCATGTTCACTCTGCAAGTGCCCAAGGGAAG TGACAGAGGCCAAGCAAGAATTAATAACCTATCCTCAGCCTCAGAAAACATCCATACCAGCACCGTCAGAAAAACCCAACCAGTCTCCAAGATCAGCTGATAAGGAATCTGAATCCAAAAAGCGGGAAGAAGGACAAGAACCACGCTCCGGACAtcaaaagagagaagcagaaagatatCTGCCTCCTCGAAGGGAAGGGCTTACCTTCCGAAGAGACCGAGAGAAGGAGCCATGGTCTGGGGAGACACGCCAGGATGGGGAGAGCAAAA CAATCATGCTAAAGCGCATCTATCGTTCTACTCCACCTGAGGTCATAGTGGAAGTGCTAGAGCCCTACGTCCGCCTTACTACTGCCAATGTCCGTATCATCAAGAACAGAACCGGCCCCATGGGCCACACTTACGGCTTTATTGACCTTGACTCCCATGCG GAAGCTCTTCGTGTAGTGAAGATCTTACAGAACCTTGATCCACCATTTAGTATTGATGGGAAGATGGTAGCTGTAAACTTGGCTACTGGAAAACGAAG AAACGATTCTGGGGACCATTCTGACCACATGCACTACTATCAG GGTAAAAAGTATTTCCGAGatagaagaggaggaggcagaaattCAGACTGGTCTTCAGATACAAATCGACAAGCACAACAGT CATCATCTGACTGCTACATATATGATTCTGCTACTGGCTACTATTATGACCCTTTGGCAGGGACTTATTATGACCCCAACACTCAG CAAGAAGTCTATGTGCCCCAGGACCCTGGGTCACCTGAAGAAGAAGAgatcaaggaaaagaaatctacCATTCAAGGAAAGTCAAGTAGCAAGAAGGAGGCATCTAAAAGAGATAGCAAGGAGAAAAAAGACCGAGGAGTAACAAGG TTTCAGGAAAATGCCAGCGAGGGGACAGCCCCCCCAGAGGACGTCTTTAAGAAGCCCCTGCCTCCCActgtgaagaaagaagagagtccTCCACCA CCTAAGGTGATAAACCCACTCATTGGCCTCCTGGGTGAATATGGAGGAGACAGTGACtacgaggaggaagaggaggaggagcagaccCCTCCTCCACAGCCCCGCACAGCACAGACCCCACAAAGGGAGGAGCTGACCAAGAAGGAGAATGAAGAAGACAAACTCACTGACTGGAATAAACTGGCTTGTCTGCTCTGCAGAAGGCAATTTCCCAACAAAGAAGTTCTGATCAAACACCAGCAGCTCTCAGACCTGCACAAG cAAAACCTGGAAATCCATCGGAAGATAAAACAGTCTGAGCAGGAGCTAGCCTATCTGGAAAGGAGAGAACAGGAG GGAAGGtttaaagaaagaggaagtgacCGCAGGGAAAAGCTCCAATCTTTTGACTCTCCAGAAAGGAAACGAACTAAATACTCCAGGGAAACTGACAG TGATCGTAAACCTGTTGGTAAAGAAGGTATTGACAATAGCAACCAAGGAGGCTGTGTCCAACAGACCACTggctggaggaagggggcaggCCTTGGATACGGCCATCCTGGATTGGCTTCAGCAGAGGAG ACTGAAGGCCGGATGAGGGGGCCCAGTGTGGGGGCCCCAGGAAGAACCAGCAAGAGACAGTCCAACGAGACTTACCGAGACGCTGTGCGAAGAGTCATGTTTGCTCGGTATAAAGAACTAGATTAA